One region of Paucibacter aquatile genomic DNA includes:
- a CDS encoding GNAT family N-acetyltransferase translates to MSSKKPAFLDLRPAEPDDALRIAALARWVWLDRYAAEGGVNSTVAEYLKRDFDEQLLRQSIDLNRHWVIERGDTLLAWAHLDDSAVCPVAVSGQAVELKRLYVAPHSQNQGLGLKLLHQARQTWPERSLWLSAWIGNEGALRFYRREGASLWGEAWFELGGQQHRNELLGWAPLEPEA, encoded by the coding sequence ATGAGCAGCAAGAAGCCGGCATTCCTCGACCTGCGCCCGGCCGAGCCCGACGATGCGCTGCGCATCGCTGCCTTGGCGCGCTGGGTCTGGCTGGACCGTTATGCCGCCGAGGGCGGCGTCAACAGCACGGTGGCCGAGTACCTGAAGCGTGATTTCGACGAACAGCTGCTGCGCCAGTCCATCGATCTGAATCGTCACTGGGTGATCGAGCGGGGCGACACCTTGTTGGCCTGGGCGCATCTGGACGACAGCGCGGTCTGCCCGGTGGCTGTGTCCGGCCAGGCGGTCGAGCTCAAGCGGCTTTACGTGGCGCCGCACAGCCAGAACCAGGGCCTGGGCTTGAAGCTGCTGCACCAGGCGCGCCAGACCTGGCCCGAGCGTTCGCTGTGGCTCAGTGCCTGGATCGGCAACGAAGGCGCTTTGCGTTTCTACCGCCGCGAAGGTGCCAGCCTCTGGGGCGAGGCCTGGTTCGAACTGGGCGGCCAGCAGCATCGCAATGAGTTGCTGGGCTGGGCACCGCTGGAGCCCGAGGCATGA
- the lepB gene encoding signal peptidase I — translation MSALTGILYAALVAYLGGWYTGYWSGNFSLLLFILTVVTLAYWLAERFHFQPARARAAQALLDADAQRRQTLAAQGISRVDGDVEAARQQILQQPWWMDWTAGLFPVILAVFFLRSFLFEPFKIPSGSMVPTLLVGDLILVNKFHYGVRLPVINKKIISNNEVKRGDVMVFRWPVDTSVDFIKRVAAIPGDEVAYLNQKLYINGKPTEVQPQGDFYDESSMTYRPRFLEKLGEKEHQMLVNPQAQPIFQPNRPDGPFPYQDQCKYTIEGVRCTVPAGYYYMIGDNRDNSGDSRFWGFVPDENIVGRAFFVWMNFGNLKRIGPFH, via the coding sequence GGCGGCTGGTACACCGGCTACTGGAGCGGCAACTTCTCCCTTCTGCTTTTCATCCTGACCGTGGTCACGCTGGCCTACTGGCTGGCCGAGCGCTTTCATTTCCAGCCGGCCCGAGCTCGTGCCGCCCAGGCCCTGCTCGATGCCGATGCCCAGCGCCGCCAGACCCTGGCCGCCCAGGGCATCAGCCGTGTCGATGGGGATGTCGAGGCGGCACGTCAGCAGATCCTGCAGCAGCCCTGGTGGATGGATTGGACTGCCGGCTTGTTCCCGGTCATCCTGGCCGTGTTCTTTCTGCGCTCTTTCTTGTTCGAGCCGTTCAAGATCCCCTCGGGTTCGATGGTGCCGACCCTGCTGGTCGGTGACTTGATCCTGGTGAACAAGTTCCACTACGGCGTGCGCCTGCCGGTGATCAACAAGAAGATCATCTCCAACAACGAGGTCAAGCGCGGCGACGTGATGGTGTTCCGCTGGCCGGTGGACACCAGCGTGGACTTCATCAAGCGCGTGGCGGCCATCCCCGGCGACGAGGTGGCCTACCTGAACCAGAAGCTCTACATCAACGGCAAGCCGACCGAAGTCCAACCCCAGGGTGACTTCTACGACGAGAGCTCGATGACCTACCGTCCGCGCTTCCTGGAGAAGCTGGGCGAGAAGGAGCATCAGATGCTGGTCAACCCACAGGCGCAGCCCATCTTCCAGCCCAACCGTCCGGATGGCCCGTTCCCCTACCAGGACCAGTGCAAATACACCATCGAAGGCGTGCGCTGCACGGTGCCGGCGGGTTACTACTACATGATCGGCGACAACCGCGACAACTCCGGGGACTCGCGCTTCTGGGGCTTTGTGCCCGATGAAAACATCGTCGGCCGGGCCTTCTTTGTTTGGATGAATTTCGGTAACCTCAAGCGCATTGGCCCCTTCCATTGA
- a CDS encoding oxidoreductase-like domain-containing protein, translating into MNKDAGVAPAMADAANAASAANAADPRPEPPVAPDLDACCGNGCDPCIFDLHDLAMDQYRQALRAWEARQRAQ; encoded by the coding sequence ATGAACAAGGATGCCGGCGTCGCTCCTGCGATGGCTGATGCAGCCAACGCTGCCAGTGCGGCTAACGCGGCCGACCCCCGGCCCGAGCCGCCCGTGGCACCCGACCTGGACGCCTGCTGCGGCAATGGCTGCGACCCCTGCATCTTCGACCTGCACGATCTGGCCATGGACCAGTATCGCCAGGCCCTGAGGGCCTGGGAGGCGCGGCAGCGAGCGCAGTAG
- the era gene encoding GTPase Era: protein MTHTPTTPDDATSPEASSASPAPVVTYALPPIPAAGSGATSLSPEAAAAAQASGGKMADGTPQRCGLIAIVGRPNVGKSTLLNALVGQKVSITSDKAQTTRHRITGMRTVDEAQFVFVDTPGFQMKYNAALNRNLNRTVHGVLGDVDLVLYVLEAGRFGLDDAKVLSLLPQDKPVVMIANKLDAVQRRADLAPWLKSMQERRNFSEFVPLSAKKDADVQRLFKILKPYLPEQGWFYDGDALTDRSEKFLASEIIREKLFRLTGDELPYTSTVIIDKWEDEGELRRISASIVVERDAHKGMIIGQGGERLKRIGSEARQELEHLMDGRVFLELWVKVRSGWADSEEHLRTYGYE, encoded by the coding sequence ATGACCCACACCCCCACCACGCCGGACGACGCCACTTCGCCTGAAGCTTCGTCGGCCTCTCCTGCACCCGTCGTCACCTATGCCTTGCCGCCCATTCCCGCGGCCGGCTCGGGCGCGACCTCGCTCTCGCCCGAGGCCGCAGCCGCCGCGCAAGCCAGCGGCGGCAAGATGGCCGACGGCACGCCCCAGCGCTGTGGCCTGATCGCCATCGTTGGCCGGCCCAATGTCGGCAAGTCGACCCTGCTCAACGCCCTGGTCGGCCAGAAGGTCAGCATCACCTCGGACAAGGCGCAGACCACGCGCCACCGCATCACCGGCATGCGCACGGTGGACGAAGCGCAGTTCGTGTTCGTGGACACGCCCGGCTTCCAGATGAAGTACAACGCGGCGCTCAACCGCAACCTGAACCGCACCGTGCACGGCGTGCTCGGCGATGTGGATCTGGTGCTCTATGTGCTGGAAGCGGGCCGCTTCGGCCTGGACGATGCCAAGGTGCTGTCCCTGCTGCCGCAGGACAAGCCGGTGGTGATGATCGCCAACAAGCTGGACGCCGTGCAGCGCCGCGCCGATCTGGCCCCCTGGCTCAAGAGCATGCAGGAGCGCCGCAACTTCAGCGAATTCGTGCCCCTCTCGGCCAAGAAGGACGCCGATGTCCAGCGCCTCTTCAAGATCCTCAAGCCCTACCTGCCCGAGCAGGGCTGGTTCTACGACGGCGACGCGCTGACCGACCGCAGTGAGAAATTCCTGGCCAGCGAAATCATCCGCGAGAAGCTGTTCCGCCTGACCGGTGACGAGCTGCCCTACACCTCGACCGTGATCATCGACAAATGGGAAGACGAGGGCGAGCTGCGCCGCATCTCGGCCTCCATCGTGGTCGAGCGCGATGCTCACAAGGGCATGATCATCGGCCAGGGCGGCGAGCGCCTCAAGCGCATCGGCTCCGAGGCGCGCCAGGAGCTGGAGCATCTGATGGATGGCCGTGTCTTCCTGGAACTCTGGGTCAAGGTGCGTTCGGGCTGGGCCGACAGCGAAGAACATTTGCGCACCTACGGCTACGAGTGA
- a CDS encoding pyridoxine 5'-phosphate synthase codes for MNPLLAPEASAVHSHGQRCALSVNVNKVALLRNTRHLGIPGVLRAAEACLLAGAQGITVHPRPDERHIRPADVRELAALMKQWPHAEYNIEGNPTQNLMDYVRELRPHQVTFVPDSEDQFTSDHGWNLPADRERLAPLIAECQSLGVRVSLFMDPLPEAMAHVAALGAERIELYTETFASAFGTAREAEVLAGFTRTAEAALAQGLGINAGHDLNRDNLSLFLRAVPGVREVSIGHALIADALELGYTETVREYLRSIQRAYAA; via the coding sequence ATGAACCCTTTGCTCGCTCCCGAGGCCTCGGCCGTCCATTCGCACGGCCAGCGCTGCGCCTTGTCGGTCAATGTCAACAAGGTGGCCTTGCTGCGCAACACACGACACCTGGGCATTCCCGGCGTGCTGCGCGCGGCCGAGGCCTGCTTGCTGGCCGGGGCCCAGGGCATCACCGTGCACCCGCGCCCCGACGAGCGCCACATCCGCCCGGCCGATGTGCGCGAGCTGGCGGCGCTGATGAAGCAGTGGCCGCATGCCGAGTACAACATCGAGGGCAACCCGACCCAGAACCTGATGGACTATGTGCGTGAGCTGCGTCCGCACCAGGTGACTTTTGTGCCTGACAGCGAGGACCAGTTCACCTCCGACCACGGCTGGAACCTGCCGGCCGATCGCGAGCGCCTGGCGCCGCTGATCGCGGAATGCCAAAGCCTGGGCGTGCGCGTCAGCCTCTTCATGGACCCGTTGCCCGAGGCCATGGCCCATGTGGCCGCGTTGGGCGCCGAGCGCATCGAGCTCTACACCGAGACCTTCGCCAGCGCCTTCGGCACTGCCCGCGAGGCCGAGGTGCTGGCCGGCTTCACCCGCACGGCCGAGGCCGCCCTGGCCCAGGGCCTGGGCATCAACGCCGGCCACGACCTCAACCGCGACAACCTGAGCCTGTTCCTGCGCGCCGTGCCCGGTGTGCGAGAGGTGTCCATCGGCCATGCCTTGATCGCCGATGCCCTGGAGCTGGGCTACACCGAGACCGTGCGCGAGTACCTGCGCAGCATCCAGCGCGCTTACGCAGCCTGA
- the recO gene encoding DNA repair protein RecO, which translates to MARGARAPAVQQAFVLHQYDWSESSLILDLFTREQGRLAVVAKGAKRPYSQLRAVLLPFQRIQVTLSKPAKSTDGNPAEVVTLRAAEWAGGSTLPAGAALFSGYYLNELLLKLLARQDAHPLLFEAYAQTLPQLHANEDAQSQAALRAFELRLLVETGLLPDLSVVTLTQAPLQLERSYGLAAEAGIQPLSVEAGGLDGSTWIHLQAALLHGSMAALQQACAPVLPQLKSALRGLLHYHLGGKPLRTRQVMLDVQKLLD; encoded by the coding sequence ATGGCCCGCGGCGCGCGCGCACCTGCGGTTCAGCAGGCTTTTGTGCTCCACCAGTACGACTGGAGCGAGTCCAGCCTCATCCTCGACCTTTTCACCCGTGAGCAGGGGCGTCTGGCCGTGGTGGCCAAGGGCGCCAAGCGGCCGTACTCGCAGCTGCGCGCGGTGCTGCTGCCCTTTCAGCGCATCCAGGTCACCCTGTCCAAACCGGCCAAATCCACGGATGGCAACCCGGCCGAGGTCGTCACCCTGCGCGCGGCCGAATGGGCCGGCGGCAGCACCTTGCCGGCCGGCGCCGCGCTGTTTTCGGGCTATTACCTGAACGAGCTGCTGCTCAAGCTGCTGGCCCGGCAGGATGCCCATCCGCTGCTCTTCGAAGCCTATGCCCAGACCTTGCCGCAGCTGCATGCCAACGAGGATGCGCAGTCGCAGGCGGCGCTGCGCGCGTTTGAGCTGCGCCTGCTGGTGGAGACCGGCCTGCTGCCCGACCTCAGCGTCGTGACGTTGACGCAGGCGCCATTGCAGCTGGAACGCAGCTATGGTCTGGCTGCCGAGGCCGGCATTCAACCCTTGTCCGTCGAAGCAGGCGGCCTGGATGGCAGCACCTGGATCCATCTGCAAGCCGCGCTGCTGCACGGCAGCATGGCCGCACTGCAGCAGGCCTGCGCTCCGGTCTTGCCGCAGCTCAAGTCAGCGCTGCGCGGCCTGCTTCACTATCATCTGGGCGGCAAGCCGCTGCGCACCCGCCAGGTGATGCTGGATGTGCAGAAGCTGCTCGACTGA
- the acpS gene encoding holo-ACP synthase — protein sequence MIYGIGTDVCDIRRMRETLARRGERFAEKVLGPQELEVFRARRARAESRGLSFLATRFSAKEAFSKAIGLGMRMPMNWRDCEILNAPSGKPEIRLHGELARWFEAQGLRALVSVSDETDYATSFVVVETLA from the coding sequence ATGATTTACGGCATCGGCACCGATGTCTGCGACATCCGCCGCATGCGCGAGACCCTGGCGCGGCGCGGCGAGCGCTTCGCGGAAAAAGTGCTGGGTCCGCAAGAGCTGGAGGTCTTTCGCGCCCGCCGTGCGCGCGCCGAGAGCCGGGGCCTGAGTTTTCTCGCCACCCGCTTCTCCGCCAAGGAGGCCTTCTCGAAAGCCATCGGTCTGGGCATGCGCATGCCCATGAACTGGCGCGACTGCGAGATCCTCAACGCGCCCAGTGGCAAGCCCGAGATCCGCCTGCATGGCGAGCTAGCCCGCTGGTTTGAAGCCCAGGGCCTGCGCGCCCTGGTCAGCGTCAGCGACGAAACCGATTACGCGACCAGCTTTGTGGTGGTCGAGACCCTGGCCTGA
- a CDS encoding DUF4845 domain-containing protein, with amino-acid sequence MLRRQSNPGQRCHSGAQARSQRGISLLGLLFWGVLLAFGGVVIARVIPTVLEFYTIQRVVDRIAAANPATVPAVRAEFERAQQVEYSMVSISSQDLVISKDNEKLQISFAYDKQVDLAGPVYLLIKYQGKSR; translated from the coding sequence ATGCTTCGTCGTCAGTCAAATCCAGGCCAGCGTTGCCATTCGGGTGCCCAAGCGCGATCACAGCGCGGCATCAGCCTTCTGGGTCTGCTGTTCTGGGGTGTTCTGCTCGCCTTCGGTGGCGTGGTGATCGCCCGCGTCATCCCGACCGTGCTGGAGTTCTACACCATTCAACGTGTGGTCGATCGCATTGCTGCGGCCAACCCGGCCACCGTGCCGGCCGTGCGCGCCGAGTTCGAGCGCGCTCAGCAGGTTGAATACTCCATGGTCAGCATTTCCAGCCAGGATCTGGTGATCAGCAAGGACAACGAGAAGCTGCAGATCAGCTTCGCCTACGACAAGCAGGTCGATCTGGCCGGCCCTGTCTATCTCTTGATCAAGTACCAGGGCAAGTCCCGTTGA
- the nagZ gene encoding beta-N-acetylhexosaminidase — protein MEVNLQHAPVVLDVAGLSLSEAERVRLRHPLVGGLILFARNFESRAQLLALTADIKSIRPDVLICVDHEGGRVQRFQTDGFTHLPAMRRLGELWMEDALQATAAATAAGFVLAAELRACGVDFSFAPVLDLDYGESSVIGTRSFHRDPRVVALLAKSLQHGLLLAGMASCAKHFPGHGYVKADSHTEVPVDRRSLKAILAEDAKPFEWLVMSTGAVMPAHVIYPKVDARPAGFSARWLQEVLRERLGFGGAIFSDDLGMAGARVLEGRAIGYVDAALAALQAGCDLVLLCNQSNVDGGRALDEFLDGLQAAQARGDWQPSAESEARRAGLLPQSAPLTWDELMHEPAYHQALQTLP, from the coding sequence ATGGAAGTAAACCTGCAACACGCCCCCGTGGTGCTCGATGTCGCCGGCCTGAGCCTGAGCGAGGCCGAGCGTGTGCGCCTGCGCCACCCCCTGGTCGGCGGCCTGATCCTGTTCGCCCGCAATTTCGAGAGCCGCGCCCAGCTGCTGGCGCTGACGGCCGACATCAAATCCATCCGACCGGATGTGTTGATCTGTGTGGACCATGAGGGCGGCCGCGTGCAGCGTTTCCAGACCGATGGCTTCACCCACCTGCCGGCCATGCGTCGGCTCGGCGAGTTATGGATGGAGGATGCGCTGCAGGCCACCGCGGCGGCCACGGCTGCCGGGTTCGTGCTGGCCGCCGAGCTGCGCGCCTGTGGCGTGGACTTCAGCTTTGCCCCGGTGCTGGACCTGGATTACGGTGAGAGCTCTGTCATCGGCACCCGCAGCTTCCACCGCGACCCACGCGTGGTGGCCTTGCTGGCCAAGAGCCTGCAGCATGGCTTGTTGCTGGCCGGCATGGCCAGCTGCGCCAAGCATTTCCCGGGTCATGGCTACGTCAAGGCCGACTCTCACACCGAGGTGCCCGTGGACCGGCGCAGCCTCAAGGCCATCCTGGCCGAGGATGCGAAGCCGTTTGAATGGCTGGTCATGAGCACCGGCGCGGTGATGCCGGCCCATGTGATCTACCCCAAGGTCGATGCCCGCCCGGCCGGATTCAGTGCCCGCTGGTTGCAGGAGGTGCTGCGTGAGCGCCTGGGCTTTGGCGGCGCCATCTTCAGCGATGACCTGGGCATGGCCGGCGCCCGCGTGCTGGAAGGGCGTGCGATCGGCTACGTGGACGCGGCGCTGGCGGCCCTGCAAGCCGGTTGCGATCTGGTGCTCTTGTGCAATCAGTCGAATGTCGACGGTGGCCGGGCCTTGGATGAATTCCTGGACGGCCTGCAAGCCGCACAGGCCCGCGGCGACTGGCAGCCCAGCGCCGAGAGCGAGGCCCGCCGCGCAGGCCTGCTGCCGCAATCGGCGCCGCTGACCTGGGACGAGCTCATGCATGAACCGGCCTACCATCAGGCCTTGCAGACTCTGCCTTGA
- the rnc gene encoding ribonuclease III — translation MSSSAAPLLALQQRLGHRFSKPELLSRALTHRSFSSDHNERLEFLGDAVLSLAVSSLLYERYAGSDEGDLTRIRAHLVREDSLHRLALDLGLPQVLRLSDGEAKGGGAQRPSILADALEAIIGATFIDAGYPAALEVVRKMLGDLLAGAATDRWAKDAKTALQEMLQARRLAVPTYRITDTRGQAHAQTFEVECVVPALKLATRGEGRSRRIAEQEAARRLLDELIALDKPSSGLRDKERPRADTP, via the coding sequence ATGAGTAGCAGTGCTGCGCCTCTTCTCGCCTTGCAACAACGCCTGGGTCATCGCTTCAGCAAGCCGGAGCTGCTGAGCCGCGCCCTGACGCACCGCAGCTTCAGCAGCGATCACAACGAGCGCCTGGAGTTCCTCGGCGACGCGGTGCTGAGCCTAGCCGTCTCCAGCCTGCTGTACGAGCGCTATGCCGGCTCCGACGAGGGCGACCTGACCCGCATCCGCGCCCACCTGGTGCGCGAAGACAGCCTGCACCGCCTGGCGCTCGATCTGGGTCTGCCCCAGGTGCTGCGCCTCTCGGATGGCGAGGCCAAGGGCGGTGGCGCGCAGCGCCCCTCCATCCTGGCCGACGCCCTCGAAGCCATCATCGGCGCCACCTTCATCGACGCCGGCTACCCGGCCGCGCTCGAGGTGGTGCGCAAGATGCTGGGCGATTTGCTGGCCGGTGCGGCCACCGACCGCTGGGCCAAGGATGCCAAGACCGCGCTCCAGGAGATGCTGCAAGCCCGCCGCCTCGCCGTACCCACCTATCGCATCACCGACACCCGCGGCCAGGCCCATGCCCAGACCTTTGAGGTTGAGTGCGTCGTGCCTGCGCTGAAGCTGGCCACGCGCGGCGAGGGCCGGTCCCGCCGCATTGCCGAACAAGAAGCCGCCCGTCGCCTGCTCGACGAACTGATTGCCCTCGACAAGCCAAGTTCTGGCTTGCGCGACAAGGAGCGGCCCCGCGCCGACACCCCATGA